The Pelmatolapia mariae isolate MD_Pm_ZW linkage group LG10_11, Pm_UMD_F_2, whole genome shotgun sequence genome includes a region encoding these proteins:
- the LOC134635296 gene encoding olfactory receptor 8G17-like, producing MGAQDKTTTIFNNTFVRPEKFYISGFSNIPHIRYFYAFLCFVYIMTVLGNGFLLLVIWLVKTLHTPKYMIVFNMALTDLCGSTALIPKLLDTFLFDRRYIIYDACLSYMFFVIFFASVQSWTLVTMAYDRLIAICFPLRYHNIVTEQSITAILLFVWIFLVSVIATMVGLINRLSFCRSLVVNSFFCDHGPVYRLACNDTTLNYNVAFALVAILIIIPLIFIIATYICIFIALSRTTSREERLRALKTCTSHLILVVIFFLPIGITNIAVMASYIDPNARMINSALTHTIPALLDPIIYALKTEEVIKAVKKLCKRIYLSRMKAKTRPCNHCYIKS from the coding sequence ATGGGAGCACAAGATAAAACCACTACTATCTTTAATAACACATTTGTTCGGCCTGAAAAATTTTATATCAGTGGATTTTCCAACATCCCTCATATTAGGTATTTCTATGCCTTCCTGTGTTTTGTCTACATCATGACTGTTTTGGGTAATGGCTTTCTTCTCTTAGTTATTTGGCTGGTGAAGACTCTTCATACTCCTAAATACATGATTGTGTTTAACATGGCTTTGACAGATTTGTGTGGGAGCACAGCTCTCATCCCCAAACTCTTAGATACTTTTCTGTTTGACAGGAGATACATCATCTATGATGCCTGTTTAAGTTATAtgttctttgttattttctttgcaaGTGTGCAGTCATGGACACTTGTCACTATGGCATATGACAGACTTATAGCAATTTGTTTCCCTTTAAGGTATCATAATATTGTGACTGAACAATCAATTACTGcaattctgttgtttgtatgGATTTTTTTGGTGAGTGTAATAGCAACCATGGTTGGGCTTATTAATCGTCTCTCAttttgtaggtctttggtgGTTAACAGCTTTTTCTGTGATCATGGACCAGTTTATCGTCTGGCTTGTAATGATACAACTTTAAATTACAATGTGGCATTTGCACTTGTTGCTATACTCATCATTATTCCTCTTATATTCATAATAGCCACATATATCTGTATTTTCATAGCATTGAGCAGGACCACATCAAGAGAGGAGCGACTCAGAGCATTAAAAACTTGTACTTCTCACCTGATCCTTGTGGTCATTTTCTTCTTGCCAATTGGAATCACTAACATAGCTGTAATGGCCTCCTACATTGATCCTAATGCCAGAATGATAAATTCTGCATTGACACACACTATACCAGCTTTGCTTGATCCTATTATATATGCTTTGAAGACAGAAGAAGTGATCAAAGCAGTTAAGAAGCTTTGCAAAAGAATTTATCTCAGTCGCATGAAAGCAAAAACAAGACCTTGTAATCACTGCTATATTAAATCGTAG